The following proteins are encoded in a genomic region of Sesamum indicum cultivar Zhongzhi No. 13 linkage group LG8, S_indicum_v1.0, whole genome shotgun sequence:
- the LOC105167940 gene encoding uncharacterized protein LOC105167940: protein MNAIAPHAVNYQLNFLLKPRIFTNNNRINISAGRGRKHAVKSAGSDGGEKKTERRSFLSLEEAGLVEISGLSTHERFLCRLTISSLNLLRVISEQEGCRIEDLNAGRICDWFLKDKLKREQNLESAVLQWDDSEFML from the exons ATGAATGCAATTGCTCCTCATGCCGTAAACTACCAATTGAATTTCCTATTAAAACCCCGCATTTTCACGAACAACAATCGGATAAATATTTCCGCTGGCCGGGGAAGAAAGCATGCAGTAAAATCCGCCGGCAGCGACGGCGGAGAGAAGAAAACCGAAAGGCGAAGCTTCTTATCGCTGGAAGAGGCCGGTTTAGTTGAAATTTCCGGCCTGAGCACTCACGAGCGATTTCTATGCCGATTGACG ATATCGTCGTTGAATCTGCTGAGAGTGATATCGGAGCAGGAAGGGTGTAGAATAGAGGATCTGAATGCAGGGAGGATATGCGATTGGTTCCTCAAGGACAAGCTCAAAAGAGAACAGAATTTGGAGTCTGCAGTCCTCCAATGGGACGATTCCGAATTCATGTTATAG